The following are encoded in a window of Aromatoleum petrolei genomic DNA:
- a CDS encoding hemerythrin domain-containing protein, with product MKALDIIHDEHRALGAVLQALGFVLDGIRDGRFEPDFALLAAIIEYITQVPDKLHHPKEDDYLFVKMRERLPGIAPLLDQLEADHAEGARWTAALRGALVPYQGIGPAAFAGFEATARTYLEASRRHLSREETELLPAARKGLAPEDWAEIDAAFEANKNPWSGPTGEFRALFSRIVTMVPAPYGVGAGATEA from the coding sequence ATGAAAGCGCTGGACATCATCCATGACGAACACCGCGCCCTTGGCGCTGTACTGCAAGCCCTCGGCTTTGTGCTCGACGGTATCCGCGATGGACGCTTCGAACCCGATTTCGCGCTCCTGGCAGCAATAATCGAGTACATCACGCAGGTACCCGACAAGCTGCACCACCCGAAGGAAGATGATTACCTCTTCGTGAAGATGCGTGAACGCCTCCCCGGGATCGCGCCGCTCCTCGATCAGCTCGAAGCCGACCACGCCGAAGGCGCGCGCTGGACGGCCGCGTTGCGTGGCGCACTCGTCCCCTACCAAGGGATCGGCCCCGCGGCCTTCGCCGGGTTCGAAGCGACCGCACGCACCTACCTCGAAGCCTCGCGGCGCCACCTCAGCCGCGAGGAAACCGAGCTGCTGCCGGCGGCGCGCAAGGGGCTTGCACCAGAGGACTGGGCGGAGATCGACGCCGCCTTCGAGGCGAACAAGAATCCCTGGTCGGGTCCGACCGGTGAGTTCCGCGCGCTCTTCTCGCGCATCGTCACGATGGTGCCCGCGCCGTACGGTGTCGGTGCGGGGGCAACGGAAGCATGA
- a CDS encoding CBS domain-containing protein: MTNRCISEIVQEQDPLMLPPDASVALACEKMCERHLGAVLVADRENHLLGIFTGRDAVRMLGQGCDAKHTPLAAVMTSHPATIAPDAHAIDALRLMSDGGFRHLPVVVNGRVKAIVARSDFEGLELDRFEEEKSLWEHIA, translated from the coding sequence ATGACGAACCGTTGCATTTCGGAGATCGTTCAGGAACAGGATCCGCTGATGCTGCCCCCCGACGCGTCGGTCGCGCTGGCGTGCGAGAAGATGTGCGAACGCCATCTCGGTGCAGTGCTGGTCGCCGATCGGGAAAATCACCTGCTGGGGATTTTCACCGGACGTGACGCGGTGCGCATGCTGGGGCAGGGTTGTGATGCCAAGCACACGCCTCTCGCTGCCGTGATGACGTCGCACCCGGCGACGATAGCGCCCGACGCCCATGCGATCGACGCATTGCGCCTGATGAGTGACGGAGGCTTCCGCCATCTTCCGGTCGTCGTCAATGGCAGGGTGAAGGCGATCGTCGCGCGCTCGGACTTCGAGGGCCTGGAGCTGGATCGCTTCGAGGAAGAGAAGTCCCTGTGGGAGCACATCGCCTGA
- a CDS encoding SOS response-associated peptidase, protein MCGRYALYGPHSRLREQFGVELPPDWDEHYNIAPSQWAPLIVAATDGAPELVMARWGLLPSWVKEPGKVPQPINAKLETAAERPMFRHAFAHRRALVPASGFYEWAVTPNGKQPYYIRPREGNFFGLGGLLEHWTGPDGPVFTFAVLTTAANETMTPIHDRMPVIIEPEAYRAWLDPTLRDPALIHEIASPCPSDAMLACRVGRSVGNPRSQGPELIEPLE, encoded by the coding sequence ATGTGCGGTCGCTACGCCCTTTACGGGCCTCATTCACGCCTGCGAGAACAGTTCGGAGTCGAGCTGCCACCCGACTGGGATGAGCACTACAACATTGCCCCGAGTCAGTGGGCCCCGCTTATCGTTGCGGCGACCGACGGCGCTCCCGAACTCGTGATGGCTCGATGGGGGCTTCTGCCGAGCTGGGTCAAGGAGCCGGGAAAGGTCCCGCAACCGATCAATGCCAAGCTGGAAACGGCTGCGGAACGCCCGATGTTCCGCCACGCGTTCGCACACCGGCGTGCGCTGGTTCCGGCATCGGGTTTCTACGAGTGGGCCGTGACCCCGAACGGCAAACAGCCTTACTACATCCGTCCGCGCGAAGGGAACTTCTTCGGCCTCGGCGGCTTGCTCGAGCACTGGACCGGGCCGGATGGCCCCGTCTTCACCTTTGCGGTGCTGACCACTGCAGCGAACGAGACGATGACGCCGATCCACGACCGCATGCCGGTGATCATCGAACCGGAGGCCTATCGGGCATGGCTGGACCCGACCCTCCGCGACCCCGCCCTGATACACGAGATCGCTTCCCCCTGCCCGTCCGACGCCATGCTCGCGTGCAGGGTCGGGCGCTCCGTCGGCAATCCGCGCTCGCAAGGTCCGGAACTCATCGAGCCACTCGAATGA
- a CDS encoding MBL fold metallo-hydrolase: MLIFRQLFDASSSTYTYLLGDRLSGEAVLIDPVFEQTRRDAALLYELGLQLRWTLETHVHADHVTGAWLLRDRTGSRIALSCHGGAKGADRLLEHDDRVVFGERYLEVRATPGHTNGCLTYVLDDQSMAFTGDCLLIRGCGRTDFQQGDAATMYRSVHEQIFPLPGNCLLYPAHDYRGLTVTSVDEERAWNPRLGGDSSVGDFAGYMKNLGLPHPKKIDVAVPANLNCGQPAEGLADAGDPHWAALTFTFGGIWEIQPHVLEEAGERVQVIDVRQPEEFDGSLGHIRGARLIPLDQLAARSGDIDAGRPVVAVCRSGTRSAQAVVMLQRAGFSEVANLAGGMLRWRAEGCAVEGGAA; encoded by the coding sequence ATGCTGATCTTCAGGCAACTCTTCGACGCGTCGTCTTCAACCTACACTTACCTGCTGGGCGACCGACTGAGCGGCGAAGCGGTTCTCATCGACCCGGTCTTCGAGCAGACGCGGCGCGATGCTGCCCTGCTGTATGAGCTGGGCCTGCAATTGCGCTGGACGCTCGAAACGCATGTGCATGCGGATCACGTGACTGGGGCTTGGCTGCTGCGGGATCGGACCGGAAGCCGCATCGCGCTGTCGTGCCATGGCGGCGCGAAAGGTGCCGATCGGCTGCTCGAGCACGACGATCGCGTGGTGTTCGGCGAACGCTACCTCGAGGTGCGCGCGACGCCCGGACACACCAACGGCTGCCTCACCTACGTGCTCGACGACCAGTCGATGGCCTTCACCGGCGACTGTCTGCTGATCCGCGGCTGCGGCCGCACCGACTTCCAGCAGGGGGATGCCGCGACGATGTACCGCTCCGTGCATGAGCAGATTTTCCCGCTGCCGGGCAATTGCCTGCTGTATCCGGCGCACGACTACCGCGGCCTCACCGTCACGAGCGTGGACGAGGAGCGCGCCTGGAACCCGCGCCTCGGGGGCGACAGCAGCGTCGGCGACTTCGCCGGCTACATGAAGAACCTGGGGCTTCCGCACCCGAAGAAGATCGACGTCGCCGTCCCGGCCAACCTGAATTGCGGCCAACCTGCGGAGGGGCTGGCGGACGCGGGCGATCCCCATTGGGCTGCGCTGACCTTCACCTTCGGCGGCATCTGGGAGATCCAGCCCCATGTGCTGGAGGAGGCGGGCGAGCGTGTCCAGGTCATCGACGTCCGGCAGCCCGAAGAGTTCGACGGCTCGCTGGGTCACATCAGGGGAGCGAGGCTGATTCCGCTCGACCAGCTTGCCGCCCGCAGCGGCGACATAGACGCCGGGCGGCCTGTGGTGGCCGTGTGTCGCTCGGGCACGCGCTCCGCGCAGGCGGTCGTGATGCTGCAGCGGGCGGGTTTCAGCGAAGTGGCCAACCTCGCCGGGGGGATGCTGCGGTGGCGTGCCGAGGGATGCGCTGTCGAGGGTGGGGCGGCGTGA
- a CDS encoding PepSY domain-containing protein, translating to MNVRHFTLAAAALLIGTSAFADPNCTAATKDPQPAANSMRTLVDAGFKFQRAKVTKGNCYELKGTNTVGDRVEIYLNPADGTNVKTETKKL from the coding sequence ATGAACGTCCGTCACTTCACCCTCGCCGCCGCCGCCCTGCTGATCGGAACCAGCGCTTTCGCCGACCCGAATTGCACGGCCGCCACGAAGGATCCGCAGCCGGCCGCAAATTCGATGCGCACCCTGGTCGATGCCGGTTTCAAGTTCCAGCGCGCCAAGGTCACGAAGGGCAATTGCTACGAACTGAAAGGCACGAATACCGTCGGCGACCGCGTCGAGATCTATCTGAACCCGGCCGACGGCACCAACGTCAAGACCGAGACGAAGAAGCTTTGA
- a CDS encoding FAD-dependent oxidoreductase: MKPTDISNPDYLHKVVDCQWACPAHTPVPEYIRQIAAGDFSTAYMINWRSNVFPGILGRVCDRPCEPACRRGRVDKEPVAICRLKRVAADFKDDIRDRLPRPPEKKNGKRIACIGGGPASLTVARDLAVQGYQVTVFDSGSSPGGMMRSQIPKFRLPDSVIDEECGYIEELGVELRRNHWIGSLREVLAQDWDAVFVGTGAPRGRDADLPGRNQAAAHIHVGIDWLANVAFGHVTSIGKRVIVLGGGNTAMDCCRSARRLGGEDVRVVVRSGFEEMKASPWEKEDAVHEGIPIHNYLVQKAFTHGNGRLTGVLFEKVRAEYDDQGRRSLVPTGEPDVHMECDDVLIAIGQENAFPWIERDIGLDFDRWGLPVLNAQTLQSTLPRVFFGGDAALGPKNIITAVAQGHEAAISIDLYCRKLPLTDRPPATMNLVSQKMGIHEWSYDNQVSEDARRKVPVRSIEEALKDIKSEFELGYDFKLACAETARCLNCDVATVFKPKLCIECDACVDICPTECITFTRNGEEEELRGRLKAPSRNPEQALYLAEGLKTGRVMVKDENVCLHCGMCAERCPTGAWDMQKFEVNIAQAGAEV; this comes from the coding sequence TTGAAACCGACCGACATCAGCAACCCCGATTACCTGCACAAGGTCGTCGACTGTCAGTGGGCCTGTCCGGCCCACACGCCCGTGCCCGAGTACATCCGGCAGATTGCCGCGGGTGATTTCTCCACTGCCTACATGATCAACTGGCGCTCGAACGTCTTTCCGGGGATTCTCGGACGGGTGTGCGACCGTCCGTGCGAGCCGGCTTGTCGACGCGGGCGCGTCGACAAGGAGCCGGTCGCGATCTGTCGCCTCAAGCGTGTCGCGGCCGACTTCAAGGACGACATCCGCGACCGCCTGCCGCGGCCGCCCGAGAAGAAGAACGGCAAGCGCATCGCCTGCATCGGCGGCGGGCCGGCTTCGCTGACGGTGGCGCGCGACCTCGCGGTGCAGGGCTATCAGGTCACGGTCTTCGATAGCGGTTCTTCGCCCGGCGGCATGATGCGCAGCCAGATCCCGAAGTTCCGCCTGCCCGACAGCGTCATCGATGAGGAATGTGGCTACATCGAGGAACTGGGCGTCGAACTGCGCCGCAATCACTGGATCGGCAGTCTGCGCGAAGTGCTGGCGCAGGACTGGGATGCCGTCTTCGTTGGCACAGGCGCGCCTCGCGGGCGCGACGCCGACCTGCCGGGACGCAACCAGGCCGCGGCGCACATCCACGTCGGCATCGACTGGCTTGCGAACGTCGCCTTCGGCCATGTCACCTCGATCGGCAAGCGCGTGATCGTGCTCGGCGGTGGCAACACCGCGATGGACTGTTGTCGCTCGGCACGCCGCCTCGGCGGCGAGGATGTGCGGGTGGTGGTGCGCAGCGGCTTCGAGGAGATGAAGGCCTCGCCGTGGGAGAAGGAGGACGCCGTCCACGAAGGCATCCCCATCCACAACTACCTCGTGCAGAAGGCCTTCACGCACGGCAACGGGCGCCTCACCGGCGTGCTGTTCGAGAAGGTGCGCGCCGAATACGACGACCAGGGCCGCCGTTCGCTGGTGCCGACCGGCGAGCCGGACGTGCATATGGAATGCGACGACGTCCTGATCGCCATCGGCCAGGAGAACGCCTTCCCGTGGATCGAGCGCGACATCGGCCTCGACTTCGACCGCTGGGGTCTGCCGGTACTCAATGCGCAAACCCTGCAATCGACGCTGCCGCGCGTGTTTTTCGGCGGCGATGCGGCGCTCGGGCCGAAGAACATCATCACCGCGGTCGCGCAGGGCCATGAGGCGGCGATTTCGATCGACCTCTACTGCCGCAAGCTGCCGCTGACAGACCGGCCGCCGGCGACGATGAACCTCGTGAGCCAGAAGATGGGCATCCACGAGTGGAGTTACGACAACCAGGTGTCCGAAGACGCGCGCCGCAAGGTGCCGGTGCGGTCGATCGAGGAAGCGCTCAAGGACATCAAGTCGGAGTTCGAGCTCGGCTACGATTTCAAGCTCGCCTGCGCGGAGACGGCCCGCTGCCTCAACTGCGACGTCGCGACCGTGTTTAAACCCAAGCTGTGCATCGAATGCGACGCCTGCGTGGATATCTGTCCGACCGAATGCATCACCTTCACGCGCAACGGCGAGGAAGAAGAGCTGCGCGGCCGCCTCAAGGCGCCGTCGCGCAACCCGGAGCAGGCGCTGTACCTTGCCGAGGGGCTGAAGACCGGGCGCGTGATGGTCAAGGACGAGAACGTCTGCCTGCACTGCGGCATGTGTGCGGAGCGTTGTCCCACGGGCGCCTGGGACATGCAGAAATTCGAGGTGAACATCGCGCAAGCCGGCGCGGAGGTTTGA
- a CDS encoding 2-oxoacid:acceptor oxidoreductase subunit alpha, which produces MTTPAIQHTNDFVIKFANVNGSGSASANELFARAIIRMGVPVAPRNIFPSNIQGLPTWYEVRVSEAGWLGARGGCDMMVAMNPQTWDRDVAAIDRGGYLFYDSTKPLPPSKFREDITVLGIPLTAMCNAEYEDARQRQLFKNIMYVGALIALLDMEFAAAEQLIVDRYRGKDQLIKANVNALRLGYDYARQHLPCPIGLRVKRADAVGERIMIDGNSACGLGAVFGGATVAGWYPITPSTSVIEAFSSYCRKFRTDPDNGRARYAIVQAEDELASIGMVIGAGWNGARAFTATSGPGISLMQEFFGLAYFAEIPAVIVDVQRGSPSTGMPTRTQQSDLLSCAYASHGDTRHVLLFPQDAYECFSLTAQAFDLAERLQTPVFVLSDLDIGMNEQLCAPFDWDDSRRYDRGKLMTYEELEAGKDFGRYLDVDGDGIPYRTIPGTHPTKGAYFTRGTTRNPYAKYSEVGTDYVYNMERLRRKFNTAKDLVPAPILKKAAQPTHVGVIYYGSTAPAMAEAGALLAADGIHTDTLRVRGFPFSDEVMQFIAERDAVFVVEQNESAQLRTLLINEGDIDPKKLVRVLHYDGSPITARFIAGKIADALNDRKVSPIGQPQRKVAS; this is translated from the coding sequence ATGACTACCCCAGCGATTCAACATACCAACGACTTCGTGATCAAGTTCGCGAACGTCAACGGCTCGGGCTCGGCCTCGGCCAACGAACTGTTCGCACGCGCAATCATCCGCATGGGCGTGCCGGTCGCCCCGCGCAACATCTTCCCGTCGAACATCCAGGGCCTGCCGACATGGTACGAGGTGCGCGTCTCCGAAGCCGGCTGGCTCGGTGCGCGCGGCGGTTGCGACATGATGGTCGCGATGAATCCGCAGACCTGGGACCGCGACGTTGCGGCGATCGACCGGGGCGGCTATCTCTTCTACGACTCGACCAAGCCGCTCCCGCCGTCGAAGTTCCGTGAGGACATCACCGTGCTGGGCATCCCGCTCACCGCGATGTGCAACGCGGAATACGAGGATGCGCGCCAGCGTCAGCTGTTCAAGAACATCATGTACGTCGGTGCGCTGATCGCCCTGCTCGACATGGAGTTCGCAGCGGCCGAGCAGCTCATCGTCGATCGTTACCGCGGCAAGGACCAGCTCATCAAGGCCAACGTCAATGCGCTGCGCCTGGGCTACGACTACGCGCGGCAGCATCTGCCGTGCCCGATCGGGCTGCGAGTGAAGCGCGCCGACGCGGTGGGCGAGCGCATCATGATCGACGGCAACAGCGCCTGCGGCCTCGGTGCCGTGTTCGGCGGTGCCACCGTCGCGGGCTGGTATCCGATCACGCCCTCGACCTCGGTCATCGAAGCCTTCTCGAGCTACTGCCGCAAGTTCCGCACCGACCCCGACAACGGCCGCGCGCGCTACGCGATCGTGCAGGCGGAGGACGAGCTCGCCTCCATCGGCATGGTCATCGGTGCGGGCTGGAACGGCGCACGCGCCTTCACGGCGACCTCCGGGCCGGGCATCTCGCTGATGCAGGAGTTCTTCGGCCTTGCCTACTTCGCCGAGATTCCCGCGGTGATCGTCGACGTGCAGCGCGGCAGCCCCTCGACCGGCATGCCCACGCGCACCCAGCAGTCGGACCTGCTCTCGTGCGCCTATGCGTCGCACGGCGACACGCGCCATGTGCTGCTGTTCCCGCAGGACGCCTACGAGTGCTTCAGCCTCACCGCGCAGGCCTTCGATCTGGCCGAGCGGCTGCAGACGCCGGTATTCGTGCTCTCCGACCTCGACATCGGCATGAACGAGCAGCTGTGCGCGCCCTTCGACTGGGACGACAGCCGGCGCTACGACCGCGGCAAGCTCATGACCTACGAGGAACTCGAGGCCGGCAAGGATTTCGGCCGCTACCTCGACGTCGATGGCGACGGCATCCCGTACCGCACGATTCCGGGTACCCATCCGACCAAGGGTGCGTACTTCACGCGCGGCACCACGCGCAACCCGTATGCGAAGTACAGCGAGGTCGGCACCGACTACGTCTACAACATGGAACGCCTGCGCCGGAAGTTCAACACCGCCAAGGACCTCGTGCCGGCGCCGATCCTGAAGAAGGCCGCGCAGCCCACGCACGTGGGCGTCATCTACTACGGCTCCACCGCGCCCGCGATGGCCGAGGCCGGCGCGTTGCTCGCGGCCGACGGCATCCACACCGATACGCTGCGTGTACGCGGCTTCCCGTTCAGCGACGAGGTGATGCAGTTCATCGCCGAGCGCGACGCGGTGTTCGTCGTCGAGCAGAACGAGAGCGCGCAGCTGCGCACGCTGCTGATCAACGAAGGCGACATCGATCCGAAGAAGCTCGTGCGCGTGCTGCACTACGACGGCTCGCCGATCACGGCGCGCTTCATCGCCGGCAAGATCGCCGACGCCCTGAACGACCGCAAGGTGAGCCCCATCGGACAACCCCAGCGCAAGGTGGCCTCATGA
- a CDS encoding 2-oxoacid:ferredoxin oxidoreductase subunit beta, with protein MTYLAKPKLLAADAPRNALGYTRRDYEGAISTLCAGCGHDSISAAVVQACFDLDIEPHKVAKLSGIGCSSKTPDYFLGNSHGFNSVHGRMPSVLTGAALANRNLLYLGVSGDGDSASIGIGQFAHAMRRGVNMTYIVENNGVYGLTKGQFSATADKGSKSKKGVINSDNPIDLAALALQLGATYVARSFSGDKEQLVPLIKGALRHGGPAFIDVISPCVTFNNHSGSTKSYDYVREHNAAVNRIDVILPKAQIEASYPPGSLRRVVQHDGSILHLRKVGVDYDPSDRIGAMNHLQERQALGEIVTGLLYVDSSGQDMHTHLNTVEKPLNQLGDAYLCPGSKALEALNAMLR; from the coding sequence ATGACCTATCTCGCCAAACCCAAGCTCCTCGCGGCCGATGCGCCGCGCAACGCGCTCGGCTACACCCGCCGCGACTACGAGGGGGCGATCTCGACGCTGTGCGCCGGCTGCGGCCACGACTCGATCAGCGCCGCGGTCGTGCAAGCCTGCTTCGACCTCGATATCGAGCCGCACAAGGTCGCCAAGCTGTCGGGTATCGGCTGCTCGTCGAAGACGCCCGACTACTTCCTCGGCAACTCGCACGGCTTCAACTCGGTGCACGGGCGTATGCCCTCGGTGCTGACCGGGGCGGCGCTGGCAAACCGCAACCTGCTGTACCTGGGCGTTTCCGGCGACGGTGACTCGGCCTCGATCGGCATCGGCCAGTTCGCGCACGCGATGCGCCGTGGCGTGAACATGACCTACATCGTGGAGAACAACGGCGTGTACGGCCTCACCAAGGGGCAGTTCTCGGCGACCGCGGACAAGGGCTCGAAGAGCAAGAAGGGCGTCATCAACAGCGACAACCCGATCGATCTCGCCGCGCTCGCGCTGCAGCTCGGCGCCACCTACGTCGCCCGCAGCTTCTCGGGCGACAAGGAACAGCTCGTGCCGCTCATCAAGGGTGCGCTGCGTCACGGCGGGCCGGCCTTCATCGATGTCATCAGCCCCTGCGTGACCTTCAACAACCACAGCGGGTCGACCAAGAGCTACGACTACGTGCGCGAGCACAACGCGGCGGTGAACCGCATCGACGTGATCCTGCCCAAGGCGCAGATCGAGGCCTCCTACCCGCCGGGCAGCCTGCGCCGCGTCGTCCAGCACGACGGTTCGATCCTGCACCTGCGCAAGGTGGGGGTGGACTACGACCCCTCGGACCGCATCGGCGCAATGAACCACCTGCAGGAACGTCAGGCGCTGGGCGAGATCGTGACCGGGCTGCTGTATGTCGACAGCAGCGGGCAGGACATGCATACCCACCTCAATACGGTGGAGAAGCCGCTGAACCAGTTGGGCGATGCCTACCTGTGCCCGGGCAGCAAGGCGCTCGAGGCGCTCAACGCGATGCTGCGCTGA
- a CDS encoding fumarylacetoacetate hydrolase family protein, whose translation MKLVRFGAPGTELPGLIDAEGRIRDLSGVLPDINGAALSPSSLARLRGLDPQTLPVVPAATRLGAPVAGIGKIVCIGLNYADHAREANLPIPQEPIMFMKAQTAICGPKDAIVLPPGSEKTDWELELVIAIGTTARRVAVGDALSHVAGYMAGLDMSERYWQLERGGQWTKGKSFDTFAPIGPWLATADELSSPGELAMQLAVNGERMQDSNTANMIFSPAQIISYVSGVMTLLPGDLIFTGTPAGVGMGMNPPRYLRAGDRVDAAITALGAQQHAVVAD comes from the coding sequence GTGAAACTCGTTCGCTTCGGAGCTCCCGGCACGGAGCTCCCCGGCCTGATCGACGCCGAAGGCAGGATTCGCGACCTGTCGGGCGTGCTGCCCGACATCAACGGCGCGGCCCTGTCGCCGTCCAGCCTCGCGCGCCTGCGCGGACTCGATCCGCAGACCCTGCCCGTGGTGCCTGCGGCCACCCGTCTCGGTGCGCCGGTCGCGGGCATCGGCAAGATCGTGTGCATCGGGCTGAACTATGCGGACCACGCGCGCGAAGCCAACCTGCCGATCCCGCAGGAACCGATCATGTTCATGAAGGCGCAAACCGCGATCTGCGGCCCGAAGGACGCGATCGTCCTGCCACCGGGCTCGGAGAAGACCGACTGGGAACTCGAACTGGTGATCGCGATCGGCACGACGGCGCGACGCGTGGCGGTCGGCGATGCACTCAGCCACGTCGCCGGCTACATGGCCGGGCTGGACATGTCCGAGCGCTACTGGCAGCTCGAGCGCGGCGGGCAATGGACCAAGGGCAAGAGCTTCGACACCTTCGCACCCATCGGTCCCTGGCTCGCGACCGCGGACGAGCTCAGCAGCCCCGGCGAGCTGGCGATGCAGCTTGCCGTGAATGGCGAGCGCATGCAGGACAGCAACACCGCCAACATGATCTTCAGTCCTGCGCAGATCATCAGCTACGTCAGCGGCGTGATGACGCTGCTGCCGGGCGACCTGATCTTCACCGGCACGCCCGCTGGTGTCGGCATGGGCATGAATCCACCGCGCTACCTGCGCGCGGGCGACCGCGTCGACGCCGCGATCACCGCCCTGGGCGCGCAGCAGCACGCCGTCGTCGCCGACTGA
- a CDS encoding aspartate/glutamate racemase family protein: protein MKILLLNPNTSQSVTDRIANAAMGVAGAQTELVTATAPRGVPYIATRAEAVIGGAVALEMLAEMHSGVDAAVIAAFGDPGLGGARELFPIPVIGLAEAGMLTACMLGKRFAIVTFSQSLEPWYHECVAWHGLRERCAGVRALGGSFRSISDVQDEKEARLVELAQQAVNEDGADVVVLAGAPLAGLARRVRDRIPVPVVDCVEAAVKQAETLVALNPRKAVQGTFARPGAKPCVGIAEPLARWINHE from the coding sequence ATGAAAATCCTGCTGCTGAATCCCAACACCTCGCAGAGCGTCACCGACCGTATCGCCAACGCGGCGATGGGTGTGGCCGGCGCACAGACCGAACTCGTCACCGCGACCGCGCCGCGCGGCGTGCCCTACATCGCGACCCGCGCCGAAGCCGTGATCGGCGGCGCCGTGGCGCTCGAAATGCTCGCCGAGATGCACAGCGGCGTCGACGCGGCCGTGATCGCCGCCTTCGGCGACCCCGGCCTCGGCGGGGCGCGTGAACTCTTCCCGATCCCCGTGATCGGACTGGCCGAAGCGGGCATGCTGACCGCGTGCATGCTCGGCAAGCGCTTCGCGATCGTGACCTTCTCGCAATCGCTGGAGCCCTGGTACCACGAATGCGTCGCGTGGCACGGCCTGCGCGAGCGCTGCGCCGGCGTGCGCGCACTGGGCGGCAGTTTCCGCTCGATCTCGGACGTCCAGGACGAGAAGGAAGCGCGGCTGGTCGAACTCGCGCAGCAGGCGGTGAACGAGGACGGCGCCGACGTTGTCGTGCTCGCCGGGGCGCCGCTCGCGGGGCTCGCCCGCCGTGTGCGCGACCGCATCCCGGTGCCGGTCGTCGACTGCGTCGAGGCCGCGGTCAAGCAGGCGGAAACGCTGGTCGCGCTGAATCCGCGCAAGGCCGTCCAGGGCACCTTCGCACGTCCCGGGGCGAAGCCCTGCGTCGGCATCGCCGAGCCCCTAGCGCGCTGGATCAACCATGAGTGA
- a CDS encoding maleate cis-trans isomerase family protein, translating to MSKRIRLGVLTPSSNTSLEPLTSAIVAEVPGVSAHFSRFTVTEISLKDQALGQFDDTKILEAAKLLADAHVDSIGWSGTSSGWLGFERDVQLCRRITEVTGIPATTSVLALNEILAKTGTKKLGLATPYVPDVQARIVANYATLGVDIPAEQHLGISVNFDFAEVTEDTLRSMIREVAQSRPEAITTFCTNLRAAQLADELEADTGIPLYDTVSTVVWKQLRMAGIDTRTIKGWGRLFREVA from the coding sequence ATGAGCAAACGCATCCGCCTGGGCGTGCTGACGCCCTCCTCCAACACCTCCCTCGAACCGCTGACCAGCGCCATCGTCGCCGAAGTGCCCGGCGTGTCGGCCCACTTCTCGCGCTTCACCGTCACCGAGATCTCGCTCAAGGACCAGGCCCTCGGCCAGTTCGACGACACCAAGATCCTCGAGGCAGCCAAGCTGCTCGCCGACGCCCATGTCGACTCGATCGGCTGGAGCGGCACCTCCTCCGGCTGGCTCGGTTTCGAGCGCGACGTGCAGCTGTGCCGCCGCATCACCGAAGTCACCGGCATCCCCGCAACGACCTCCGTGCTCGCACTCAACGAGATCCTCGCCAAGACCGGCACGAAGAAGCTGGGCCTGGCGACACCCTACGTGCCCGACGTACAGGCGCGCATCGTCGCCAACTACGCGACGCTGGGCGTCGACATCCCCGCCGAGCAGCACCTCGGCATCAGCGTGAATTTCGACTTCGCCGAAGTCACCGAGGACACCCTGCGCAGCATGATCCGCGAAGTCGCGCAGTCCCGCCCCGAGGCGATCACGACCTTCTGCACCAACCTGCGCGCCGCCCAGCTCGCCGACGAGCTCGAAGCCGACACCGGCATTCCGCTCTACGACACGGTCTCGACCGTCGTGTGGAAGCAGTTGCGCATGGCCGGCATCGACACGCGCACCATCAAGGGATGGGGTCGCCTGTTCCGCGAAGTGGCCTAA